The Desulfolucanica intricata nucleotide sequence AGGAAAGAATAGATAAACTGGCTGTAAACATGGAGAAAATGAAGCTGGCTGAATATGTTGACCTCCTTGAACATACCAAGAAACTGTTGTATATAAATTTTATTTCAGGTGTGGCCAGAGGACTGGGTATCGCAGTAGGTTTTGCTATTTTAGGAGCATTGGTAATCTACCTTTTAAGGAGCCTGCTGGTCTTAAATCTCCCGGTTATAGGAGGCTTTATAGCAGAAATAATAAAAATAGTCCAGCTCCAACTTGGGCGTTAAAGCAGGAGGTAAATATGAACCAACAACAACTGGGACAGTTAAAGAAAAGTTTACTGGAAGAAAAGGATCAGCTGGAAAAAAGAATCCACGGTATCGATGAAGGTGGACTTGGTACTTCTCTGGATGACTCTATCAGCGAACTGTCTTCTTATGATAACCACCCGGCAGACGTAGGTAGTGAGGTATTTGAACGGAGTAAGGATTTTGCTTTAAGGGAAGATGCTATGATTAAACTACGGGCCGTAAAAGATGCCTTGAGTAATATAGACCGTGGTACTTATGGCCGGTGTGAAGTTTGTGGTCAAGAAATACCTTCTGAGAGGCTTGAAGCAATGCCTTATACTACAATGTGTAAAGACTGTAAAGCGAAAAATGAGGACCTGCGCCGCAAAAACCGGCGGCCGGCTGAGGAGGATGTACTGGTATCTCCTTTTGAGCGATCTTTTAATGACAATATTGGTGATGAGATAGGAACCATGTATGACGGTGAAGATGCCTGGCAGGATGTAGCTCGCTGGCAAGAGCATGCCCCACAGAATGAGGCAGGTGCTTATTTTGGGGATAATGAGCTGGTGGAAGAAGACCGGGGCTATGTTGAAGAAGTTGAGAATATCTCATATGAGATTGGTGATGATGGGGTTATTTACCAGGACTTTAGAGGTATAGATGACGATAGTGCACCTGCTAAAAGAAATGCTGAAAATTCCTAGAGGATTAACTTTATTAAATCCGCACTATACATATTTTCTACAGGAGAATATTTTTAGTGCGGATCATACTATAAAAAAATTATATGGTTGACTGATTGATAACAAACTAAAATTAGCATTTGTTCATATGTTATAATATATTAAGGTCATTTTACGGGGGGACATTTTTTGGATGATAAAATGAAGGTAGCCAGGCTGTCGATAATTTCCAATTCATTATTGACATTAGGTAAACTGGGTGTTGGAGTTTATATGCAATCAGTCAGTGTAATTTCTGAGGCTTTTCATTCAGGTTTGGATTTATTAGCTGCATTAATTGCTTTTATTTCCGTTCGGGAGGCGGGTAAACCGGCAGATGAAATACATCGCTACGGGCATGGAAAATTTGAGAACCTTGCTTCTATTTTGGAAGCCCTCTTAATAATCGGAGCGGCAGTGCTGATTATTGTTAAGGCTGTACCGAAACTAACCGGAGAAGCTGAAATTCGCTCACTGGGTCTGGGTATAATTGTAATGGGTGTCTCAGCACTGGTAAATTTCATTGTATCATCCAGACTAATGAGAGTAGCTAAAAAAACTGATTCTCCGGCTCTGGCCGCTGATGCCTGGCACCTGCGCACGGATGTCTACACTTCCCTGGGTGTCTTTATCGGAATAATAGTCATTAAATTAACCGGTATAACTATTATTGATCCAATAATAGCTATAGTAGTGGCTTTATTTATCTTAAAAGCAGCCTATGACTTGATTAAAGAATCCATGGGCAGCATGCTGGATGTGAGCCTACCGGCAGAAGAAGAAAAAATAATTCACGAAGTCTTAACTCACTACTCAGATAAATATTTGGAATATCACCGGCTGCGCACCCGTAAGTCCGGTTCCCAGCGGCATGTTGACCTGCACTTGGTAGTTCCGAAGCACAGCCCTATTACAAAATCCCACGATTTATGCGATCAAATTGAAGAAGAACTTAAAAACAAGCTGTTTAACCTTGAATTGTTAATTCATGTTGAGCCTTGTGGTGAAAATTGTGAGAACTGTCAATATACAAAGAAAGACTTAAATAAAAGAAATACTAACTTCAAAACGGTTAAAGACTGTGATAAGTGCCGGAAAAGGCAAAACTAAAAATTACGTTAAGTGCCGTTGTGTATTCCCGGGGAATCCCGGTTTTATTTAAATCCATAAAAAGGTTGGGAAAAAAGAAAGGATAAAGAAGGAAAATATAGAAATATTGTCGAATGATATTAATGGATACTAAGATTAAAAGAAACATTATGTAAAAAGCTGGTTATAAACCAGCTTTTAATATATAGGTTAATTAGTAATATATTCCCCCCAAAAACTGCATTTCCTCTTTCGTATAAGTTGTTAAATTCTTATAATACATAAAAAGAGCCGGATGCAAAAAAAGAGGGGAGGGGTTATTAGCGTAGCAGGAAAGGGAGTGAAATGTTGCTTCCGGTAGAAACCGTGGAAAACAAATTACGGCGCGCTAAAGAAGGGGATCGGTTAGCCAGGGAAGAATTGTTAGAAAACTGTAAACCCTTTATTATAAAAGTAGTAGCCAAGATATGTAGACGGGTGTTAAATTGGGGAGTAGATGATGAACTAAGTATAGGCTTAATTGCTATGAATGAGGCTATTGATCGGTATGAAGAAAAACACAGGGTACCGTTTTTAGCTTATGCCCGGGTAATCATTAATAGCAGGTTGACTGACTATTTCCGCCAGGAAAATCGATATCACAATACCAATGTAAGTATGCATAATATAGAGGATATCAGGGGAGAAAGTCCGGCGGAAGTAGCTAGGGCCTGGGAGGAATTTATATTAAAAGAAACTTCCAGGGATCGGGAAAACGAGCTATTACAATATGAAGCATTACTGAAACCATACAAAATTGACCTGGATGATCTGGTAAAATGCTCTCCCAAGCACCGCGACAGCAGAGCCGTTCTACTTAAAACAGCACAGACTTTAGCTAGTTTGGATGACCTAATAAAATATTTAGAAAAAAAGAAACGGTTACCTATTCAACAGTTAGCCGAACTTACAGGTGTACACCGAAAAACCCTGGAAAGAGGACGTAAATACATTATTGCTACCGCACTGGTTTTCTACTATAAGGAAGAATTTATACATCTCAACTGGTATTTGAGGGATACTATTGCAGAGGTGGAGGGGGGAACTAAGTGAGTCAAAAGAATGGCCTGGTGATGAAAATCAGGCATCGCTGCTGTATAGTGTTAACTCCGGAAGGAGAATTTATAAAAGTTCCCCTGTCCGGTCGGCATGTGCATATCGGGGAGGAAATAGTTTTTGACCAACCACGGCCCATGAATATGCTTATAAAACCGCTCCTTGTGGCAGCCTCAATTTTATTACTTTTTGTGGTTGGGCAAATCTATCCGGGGCCTACACCTTCTGCCTCAGCTTCGGCGTATGTTTCTCTGGATATAAACCCCAGCATTGAATTAGCAGTAGACAATAAAAACATCGTAATTGATGCCCGGGGTTTAAATAAAGTGGGAGAGCAGTTATTAAAGCAGGTCAATGTTTTAAACCATGATATTTATGGAGCTGTGGAGTTAGTAGTCAGTGAAGCTATAAAAGTTCGTTATTTGCAGCCAAACCGTGAAAATGTGGTTTTAACAACTGTTACTGTTGTAGAGAATAAAAGCCCTGTAATAGATCAGAAACGAGTTTATCAGGCTATTGAAAAGCCCTTGCAAAACAATAATTTACAAGCAGATGTAGTGATTGAGCCGGTAACAACCGAATTTAGGACTGAGGCTAATAAAGCCGGTCTGTCATCCGGCCGGTATCTACTATATCAACAAAGCAAGGAAAAGGGCCTGCCTGTAAGTGTAGAAGAATTAAAAAACAGTGGTATAAGTCAACTACAGAAGGAGAATAAGGTTAATATCAAGGAATTGGTACCGGGAAGAGGTTATAAAAATAAACACTCAGGGGAGCAAAAGAATCAAGAAAAAACTTACGGGAAACAGGAACAAATTCAAAAAACACAAGTTAAAGTGGAAATAACACCTGTCCGGCAGGACAGTAATCCGTTCAAAGACTCGGGACATTATATTTATCCCGGGTCTAGAGGCATTTCGAATAGTAATGCTGAAAGCCGGAAAAATCCGGAGAAGATTATTAAAACACCTCAGGGTAATTGGAAACGGTATGATGAAAAAGATAAAGGTTATGGTGATGAAGAGCGAGGTAAATATAATGTAAATAACCGGGAAGAAAAACGGTTGTTAGATCGAAATAACAATCGGGAATTTGTTGAAAAAAATTTTATTAATAATATTAACAAACGGAAAGAACGAGATCTGAAACAGGATATTCATTATGAACGAAAAGATTACTCAAATGGCTACTATAATCGGAAAGGACGTTGTGAGTATAAAATTAACAGTAGATTTTTGATTGATATATATTCCTCATAACAGGGGCGAATATTCGCTCCTGTTTTTTATTTTAGTATCAGGCATAAAATTTCTTAGTGTAAGAGTAAATTGTAAAGAAAAATATATAAATGATATAATTGGCTAAAAATATAATCGAAAGGTTAATAAAGTTAATGAAGATGAATTCGGCCATTATTGTTGAGGGGTTAACCAAAAAATTTAATGGTATTACAGCTGTAAACCAGATTAACTTTCAGGTCCGGCAGGGAGAGGTTTTTGCTTTTTTAGGCCCTAACGGAGCAGGAAAAAGTACAACCATTAAAATGCTGTGTACCCTGTTAAGGCCAACGGCAGGGCGAGCGTTGGTTAATGGTTATGATACCAGTACCCAGGCCTATAAAGTGAGGGCATCTATTGGGATAGTGTTTCAGGAGAGCACTTTAGATAATTATTTAACTACTGAGCAAAATTTATATTACCACTGCCAAATATATCATGTACCCAGGGCTGAACGTCCCGAAAGAATTCAGAGGGTACTAAAATTAGTGGATTTACAGGATCGGCAGTACGATTTGGTTAAAAACTTTTCCGGAGGTATGCGGAGGCGGCTGGAAATAGCCCGCGGTCTGCTGCACTATCCCAGAGTATTGTTTTTGGATGAACCTACCACTGGCTTGGATCCACAGTCCAGGCGTTATGTCTGGGAACATATCTATGCATTAAAAGACTTATACCATACGACAGTATTTATGACAACACATTATATGGATGAAGCTGAGCATGCTGATCGAATTGCTATTATTGATCAAGGACGATTAATTGTATTAAATACTCCGGGTGAGCTAAAAAAGCAGGTTGGAGTTGACAGCTTGGAAGAAGTTTTTCTAAAGCTTACAGGTAGAGCTCTCCGGGAAGAACAGATTGGTGGTAAAGGGGGTAGGTTAAAATATCGCCGGCAGAGATGGAAGTAGGTGTGTTCAATGAGTGAGCAGGGAGAGAAATTATCATACAATCGTTGGATCGATTGGGACGGTATTAGCATGGTTTGGCACAGAGATCTGGTGCGGTTTATGAGGCAGCGAACTCGTATGTACGGAGGAGTCTTCCGGTCAGTTATCTGGCTGTTTGCCTTTGGTTTTGGGCTGCGCCGCTCTTTTGTTTCAGTTGAGGGGTATGATTATATGCAGTTTGTTTTTCCCGGTATAATAGCTATGTCTATTATCTTTAGCGCTGTCCAGTCGGCTATATCCATTGTACGGGACCGGGAGTTTGGTTTTCTTAAAGAAATTCTGGTAGCTCCAGTGCCGCGGGCATCTATTGTAATTGGTAAGGCTCTGGGTGGGGCTACAACGTCAACTTTTCAGGGAGCTATATTATTACTGCTGGCACCTGTTGCCGGTGTACACATAAGCTTGTTTGCAGCTTTTTTAAGTTTGTTGGCTATGTTTCTAACAGCTTTATGTCTATCTTCTTTGGGCATTTTAATAGCTGCGCGTCTTGCTGATTTTGAAAGCTTTGGGAGTTTGCAAAACTTTATTACTATGCCAATGTTTCTACTATCCGGCGCTATGTTTCCG carries:
- a CDS encoding DUF5665 domain-containing protein, with amino-acid sequence MKNTQETLIKSLEERIDKLAVNMEKMKLAEYVDLLEHTKKLLYINFISGVARGLGIAVGFAILGALVIYLLRSLLVLNLPVIGGFIAEIIKIVQLQLGR
- a CDS encoding TraR/DksA C4-type zinc finger protein yields the protein MNQQQLGQLKKSLLEEKDQLEKRIHGIDEGGLGTSLDDSISELSSYDNHPADVGSEVFERSKDFALREDAMIKLRAVKDALSNIDRGTYGRCEVCGQEIPSERLEAMPYTTMCKDCKAKNEDLRRKNRRPAEEDVLVSPFERSFNDNIGDEIGTMYDGEDAWQDVARWQEHAPQNEAGAYFGDNELVEEDRGYVEEVENISYEIGDDGVIYQDFRGIDDDSAPAKRNAENS
- a CDS encoding cation diffusion facilitator family transporter, with protein sequence MDDKMKVARLSIISNSLLTLGKLGVGVYMQSVSVISEAFHSGLDLLAALIAFISVREAGKPADEIHRYGHGKFENLASILEALLIIGAAVLIIVKAVPKLTGEAEIRSLGLGIIVMGVSALVNFIVSSRLMRVAKKTDSPALAADAWHLRTDVYTSLGVFIGIIVIKLTGITIIDPIIAIVVALFILKAAYDLIKESMGSMLDVSLPAEEEKIIHEVLTHYSDKYLEYHRLRTRKSGSQRHVDLHLVVPKHSPITKSHDLCDQIEEELKNKLFNLELLIHVEPCGENCENCQYTKKDLNKRNTNFKTVKDCDKCRKRQN
- the sigI gene encoding RNA polymerase sigma-I factor, with amino-acid sequence MLLPVETVENKLRRAKEGDRLAREELLENCKPFIIKVVAKICRRVLNWGVDDELSIGLIAMNEAIDRYEEKHRVPFLAYARVIINSRLTDYFRQENRYHNTNVSMHNIEDIRGESPAEVARAWEEFILKETSRDRENELLQYEALLKPYKIDLDDLVKCSPKHRDSRAVLLKTAQTLASLDDLIKYLEKKKRLPIQQLAELTGVHRKTLERGRKYIIATALVFYYKEEFIHLNWYLRDTIAEVEGGTK
- a CDS encoding anti-sigma factor domain-containing protein is translated as MSQKNGLVMKIRHRCCIVLTPEGEFIKVPLSGRHVHIGEEIVFDQPRPMNMLIKPLLVAASILLLFVVGQIYPGPTPSASASAYVSLDINPSIELAVDNKNIVIDARGLNKVGEQLLKQVNVLNHDIYGAVELVVSEAIKVRYLQPNRENVVLTTVTVVENKSPVIDQKRVYQAIEKPLQNNNLQADVVIEPVTTEFRTEANKAGLSSGRYLLYQQSKEKGLPVSVEELKNSGISQLQKENKVNIKELVPGRGYKNKHSGEQKNQEKTYGKQEQIQKTQVKVEITPVRQDSNPFKDSGHYIYPGSRGISNSNAESRKNPEKIIKTPQGNWKRYDEKDKGYGDEERGKYNVNNREEKRLLDRNNNREFVEKNFINNINKRKERDLKQDIHYERKDYSNGYYNRKGRCEYKINSRFLIDIYSS
- a CDS encoding ABC transporter ATP-binding protein codes for the protein MKMNSAIIVEGLTKKFNGITAVNQINFQVRQGEVFAFLGPNGAGKSTTIKMLCTLLRPTAGRALVNGYDTSTQAYKVRASIGIVFQESTLDNYLTTEQNLYYHCQIYHVPRAERPERIQRVLKLVDLQDRQYDLVKNFSGGMRRRLEIARGLLHYPRVLFLDEPTTGLDPQSRRYVWEHIYALKDLYHTTVFMTTHYMDEAEHADRIAIIDQGRLIVLNTPGELKKQVGVDSLEEVFLKLTGRALREEQIGGKGGRLKYRRQRWK
- a CDS encoding ABC transporter permease, encoding MSEQGEKLSYNRWIDWDGISMVWHRDLVRFMRQRTRMYGGVFRSVIWLFAFGFGLRRSFVSVEGYDYMQFVFPGIIAMSIIFSAVQSAISIVRDREFGFLKEILVAPVPRASIVIGKALGGATTSTFQGAILLLLAPVAGVHISLFAAFLSLLAMFLTALCLSSLGILIAARLADFESFGSLQNFITMPMFLLSGAMFPVVNLPVWFHYIILANPLSYGVDIIRGTLIGLHNYSYYIDCGVLIIYTFMMLSCAVFLFEREG